The nucleotide sequence AATAATACTGTATTTATTGCTTATAATTAAGGTGTATGTACATGTGGACAAAGGAcaactatatatatgatatatttgtgtatatatatattactcaattttattttaattcttAGTAATTAAGTAATTTTCCATTAATTTTTCCCGttattattgtatattttgtgATATTATACTTATATAGTATCctcttaattttttaggATTTTCCTCTACctcattttttatgcatttttgtgcgaaaacaaaattatattaagtATATACAAGGTTaagatataattttctttttagtaccataataaaaaaaataaaaaacggTAATAATATTTGGCTAGTAAACATTATGAacatacataaaaaatatgatttttttttttttttttatttgaatattattattagctATAATAACATCATAAATTATTGTCTATATATAACTCATAAATTAACagtatatacatttaaaaattaccATTATAttagaaagaaaaaagaaggtattcatattattctACATTAagaaatatgaaaaataatactatatgtagtattatatttagcttttttcttattactatatatgtgtagaaatgttaaatttaaattgtcatgtaattatatcattttttagtaactaaaaaaataataatatatgaattcgtttcgctttttttttattattagatTTCCATATTTGCTTAAAGAAAACAGCTCACTATTTTTGCACACACATTTTTAGGTGCTAcattttgaataaattatgaacacacaataatatttattaaaaaaaaattacaattaTACACACGCAATAAATATTGTGtgcttattttatttttttttcttaaaataaaaaatttatagcTATATAAAACAACATTGGAGactttctatatatataataaccTCTCCCATaccttaaaaaaaaaaaaaaattatgtacatatatacacaattataaatatgtgaaaaaataaacgtATACACAATTTCacttttttcaaattaaaaTGTCTTCTTAAATAAGGTtcttaatttaatttattttatttttatttttatttatgaaattaaaaaaatagtttgtttttaattatttataaattatgtaaaATTAAAGTGTATACATTTCTATTATTAAAGGGCGTTGTTTTAAGAactaatattttatatttaacgATAGTTGTTAAAcgttattttgtttttgttttttttttgtttttttatttttttattttttttttgcttttttttgttcctTTTTTGgtacttttatattttatttgttttttacctttcttttaatttaaaaaatatatatcgcAAAAATGGAACAACAATGCCATATGTGTTATTTCGAATTACCTGACGCTAAAACAACAATAGGTCCATATgataatgaattaaattattttatgtgGGGACCCGGTTTTGAATGGAAACCAGAACCAGTAGTAAAACAAATATCAGGAGAAGATACTTATGATGAAACTGAAGAATCAGAAGAATCCGAACATGGTTTTGATGAATTAGATGAAAAAGTTAATAAAGAtgatagaaaaatatattttgatgaaAAATCCAGCAGTGGAAAAATAAGCATAGAAAATGCTTCTTACAATGCTAGAAGATTAGGGTTAGCTCCATCAAGTAAggatgaagaaaaaattagagATTTATATGGAGATAATTTAACATATGACCAATATTTAGAATATTTGTCTATGACAATTCATGATAAAGATAATGCCGAACAATTAGTTAAAATGTTTGCATATTTCGATACCAATACAACTGGTTTCTTAACCAAAAaccaaatgaaaaatattttagtCACATGGGGAGATGCTTTAACTGAAGATGAAGCAATGAATGCACTTAATGCATTTTCAAATGACGACAAAATcgattataaattattttgcgAGGATATATTgcaataaattttataatctatatttttacaatttatGCAATTGTGATTTAATATGTgtatacacacatatatatatatatatatatttcgtGATTCCCGCATTTTAATTATGTTTTCtatgatttatttcattatcattttttttccataaaaatattcctatttgtaatattgttatattttatggaaTGCTTCaatctgttttttttcactataaatatttgagAACGTAGTTGTATGCATGCTATTCTATATAAggaataataatgtatGCACAATTTATATGCACAAATGTGGATTTGtggatattttattaaacgATTTTAATTGTTATTTTGATCCCATTGGCATGTTTATTCTGGTATAATAATGTACTAACTCATTAAAGGTagtatgttttttttaaattatggcataaatatatattagccatttattcatattaaaaaaaggtGAGTAttcacaaaatataataaaaaagaatgcataatatatgcacatatttgatttaattcttaattttataaaacagTCAAATATAGGTAAAAGtatatgaattaaaaagaatgataggatatatatatacattattatgctcataaattaattaatgtgtatatatggggtaataaaacaaatagagtaaaatatgaattaacaaaaataggatattaaaaacagtaataataaagtatTATAGTTTGTGtgtaaattaaatatatgttttatagACAAAGGAATTGTTCAATTAAGTTTATCTGTTACATGCatttcaaattatttattttgctaattttaaaaatcaACTTGTAATAAAAACCAGTAAAAATCGGAAAATTGATATAAGGATAAATTAACAGGGTGATCTGGGGAAGCGCGACCTTGTCCAAcaattttaacattttttttagattgATGAAATGATGTGTTAataatgtttatataattttgatagGAAAGTAATTTTGTGgtgaatataataagtaTTAATCCATTTGGGGTGACATAATTTTGTGTTAAGTTAATTAAATCGATATACTTTTTTGTCCCAGACTCAATAAACTTAGATTTTGGGATAAGATTAGGAGGATCCAAAATGATTATATCAAAAAGCTtgttacaattttttaagaatGTTATAGCATCTAAACATATGAATTCGATATTACTTTGTTCACTATTTTCCATAGGAGCGTGtgcaatattatttataatagcGGATTGTTTAGCTAGCTGAACAAAATGTTTATCTTTTTCTACACATGTGACATGCATTgcttttccatttttaagACATTGAATACCGAAGGAACCAAcataagaaaataaatcaagAACATTTTTTTGACAAGCATAATtagatataatatttcttaaaTGTTGTCTATTAAAAAACCATCCAGTATTCGGAGAATTAATAAGAtctattataaaaaaacatccattttcatttaatatgaCGTGTTCAGAAAATTTTCCATAAAcaacttttttatatatttctaatttttcatttaatcgttctttattatcatttctaaatataatagCTTTTGGatttaataattcaataattgcatcattaatattacaAGCCATCATTTCGCATCCTAGTGTTAAATGTTGTATACTAATTATATCATCATACCTGTCGATTATAAGTCCAGGAATATGATCCCCTTCACTATTAATAAGTCTATAACAATTGCTACTATTTAATTGAGGATATGAAAATTGAGAAATAAGAGGGTTTGTATGGATATTATCTTCTTTGTTGATTTGAAAGATTTGATTTGgtgaattattatttattggCAAGCTTTGGTCCGATAAAAATGTTTgatcaaattttttttttaaagctGCTTCaccatttattatttttgatcTCCATAATAAACTTTGTTTTATTCgttcaataaaaaaatgaatattaatAGTAAACAAATGATTGGTACTTATTATTCTTGCAGTAATTAAAGCATAAGGATTAAATGTTGCAACCCCGAatgattcatttttattattttttatattaaccAAAGTTAATGAtgtttgttttatttcctcgatattttttacttggttactataaataaaaggaaaattttttttcaattttttatcataaaggacattttcttcatcatctttcaaatataaacatgGTCTTGAATTTACATTATCTATATATGGCTCATaatgatatttatatagttcttctttaaattttgtatttttttcatattttaattttgaatGCGAATGGCGacaattttgataatttaaGGAACCAATGTATCGGTACATAACATGttgtaataatttatacGCCCTATGTTCacattctttatttattacacttattactttttctctcattttttatttattatacatgTTCCTTTTTCTCACATtctttatctttattttttatcacaCCCTTTGAAAGtaattaaacatatttcCATTTGTGAATTTGCATATAaccacatatatattagtttGTGTATGT is from Plasmodium berghei ANKA genome assembly, chromosome: 14 and encodes:
- a CDS encoding methyltransferase, putative, which produces MREKVISVINKECEHRAYKLLQHVMYRYIGSLNYQNCRHSHSKLKYEKNTKFKEELYKYHYEPYIDNVNSRPCLYLKDDEENVLYDKKLKKNFPFIYSNQVKNIEEIKQTSLTLVNIKNNKNESFGVATFNPYALITARIISTNHLFTINIHFFIERIKQSLLWRSKIINGEAALKKKFDQTFLSDQSLPINNNSPNQIFQINKEDNIHTNPLISQFSYPQLNSSNCYRLINSEGDHIPGLIIDRYDDIISIQHLTLGCEMMACNINDAIIELLNPKAIIFRNDNKERLNEKLEIYKKVVYGKFSEHVILNENGCFFIIDLINSPNTGWFFNRQHLRNIISNYACQKNVLDLFSYVGSFGIQCLKNGKAMHVTCVEKDKHFVQLAKQSAIINNIAHAPMENSEQSNIEFICLDAITFLKNCNKLFDIIILDPPNLIPKSKFIESGTKKYIDLINLTQNYVTPNGLILIIFTTKLLSYQNYINIINTSFHQSKKNVKIVGQGRASPDHPVNLSLYQFSDFYWFLLQVDF
- a CDS encoding myosin A tail domain interacting protein MTIP, putative, producing MEQQCHMCYFELPDAKTTIGPYDNELNYFMWGPGFEWKPEPVVKQISGEDTYDETEESEESEHGFDELDEKVNKDDRKIYFDEKSSSGKISIENASYNARRLGLAPSSKDEEKIRDLYGDNLTYDQYLEYLSMTIHDKDNAEQLVKMFAYFDTNTTGFLTKNQMKNILVTWGDALTEDEAMNALNAFSNDDKIDYKLFCEDILQ